The following coding sequences lie in one Silvanigrella aquatica genomic window:
- a CDS encoding L-threonylcarbamoyladenylate synthase, translating to MTKVFSHCTNSFSHNGKEGNRMTQVLSIHQKNPDKRRIKEVIEILDGGGIVLAPSETGYCFIGSASQDSTHDKLLRLRPGHPKNKPFSLLCKDISQVSKIANLNTQTFRIATRAWPGPYTFVLPSTKNTPKIASGSKRKTVGIRISNHPIISSILHELQYPLLVTSVTDEDELIAQEYFENKVEQDFWWTNVTDICHQTAAHGRIDLAIEINEIVPIHVSTIVDFTENPPQLLRDGGWELEFLGIFE from the coding sequence ATGACAAAAGTGTTTTCACATTGTACAAACTCATTCTCTCATAATGGGAAAGAAGGCAATCGCATGACCCAAGTTTTAAGCATACATCAAAAGAATCCTGATAAAAGACGCATTAAAGAAGTCATCGAAATTCTTGACGGCGGGGGAATCGTCCTCGCTCCGAGCGAAACCGGTTACTGTTTTATAGGATCAGCGTCCCAGGATTCCACTCATGATAAACTTTTGCGGTTACGCCCCGGTCACCCTAAAAACAAACCTTTCAGTCTCTTGTGCAAAGATATTTCCCAAGTAAGCAAAATAGCAAATTTAAACACACAAACCTTTCGTATTGCAACCCGCGCCTGGCCAGGCCCCTATACCTTCGTTTTACCAAGCACAAAAAATACTCCCAAAATTGCATCGGGAAGCAAAAGAAAAACAGTGGGAATTCGCATCTCCAATCATCCCATTATAAGTAGCATACTACACGAGCTACAATACCCCCTTCTTGTAACAAGTGTGACCGATGAAGACGAGCTCATTGCTCAAGAATATTTTGAAAACAAAGTGGAACAAGATTTCTGGTGGACTAACGTAACAGATATTTGTCACCAAACTGCGGCTCATGGAAGAATAGACCTTGCCATTGAAATAAATGAAATCGTACCCATACATGTTTCAACCATTGTTGACTTTACAGAAAATCCTCCTCAGTTACTCCGCGATGGGGGATGGGAATTGGAATTTTTAGGTATTTTTGAATAA